A window of Diabrotica virgifera virgifera chromosome 9, PGI_DIABVI_V3a contains these coding sequences:
- the LOC126892629 gene encoding piggyBac transposable element-derived protein 4-like, which translates to MADLNNAGPSGVKRRKTVKVRNEKNLSVEELMQFLYNSDSDEDYEDSDVDNFEIENVSEDSSGSDTEDDVLQNELNNTVADNPDVQITDNEWTETTSGMKQIPFTKRSGLLVDSPGDSAYDWFRLLFDDELLNMIVLQTNSYAVEVLSTSKGCDRSRISLWKELTISELLIFIGLTFHTGTIQLPSIQDYWKKNRLFSTCFSSYMSRDRYLLIMRCLHFAENVKENEPVPVDRLCKVRPLLDHFNNKMKTVYYPGKYLSLDESMILWKGKLVFKQYLPKKRHKYGVKLYMLTEADSTILDIHIYAGAGDATAGKSHTERVVLHLMRNFFDHGHSLHMDNYYNSYNLAKLLLDKNSFCTGTLRKDRKGCPKNVVDAKLKKGQTKSMYLNNVMVGKCETKEISFTFQLNIKMRW; encoded by the exons ATGGCTGATTTAAATAACGCTGGACCTTCAGGCGTAAAAAGACGTAAGACCGTGAAAGtgagaaatgaaaaaaatctgAGTGTTGAGGAATTGATGCAGTTTTTATATAATTCAGACTCAGATGAAGATTATGAAGACTCTGATGTAGATAACT ttgaaattgaaaatgtttcgGAAGACTCTTCTGGAAGTGATACTGAGGATGATGTACTACAGAACGAGTTAAATAATACCGTTGCAGATAATCCTGACGTACAGATTACAGACAATGAATGGACCGAAACAACTAGCGGTATGAAACAAATTCCATTTACAAAAAGAAGTGGATTGTTAGTCGATAGTCCTGGTGATAGTGCGTACGATTGGTTTAGGCTGTTGTTTGACGATGAACTTTTAAATATGATTGTCTTACAAACTAACAGTTATGCAGTTGAAGTTCTTTCTACCAGCAAAGGATGTGACCGTTCAAGGATTTCCCTATGGAAGGAATTAACAATATCGGAATTGCTAATATTTATTGGATTAACCTTCCATACAGGAACAATCCAATTGCCTAGCATACAAGACTACTGGAAGAAAAATAGATTATTTTCGACTTGTTTTTCTTCATACATGAGTAGAGACCGCTATTTGCTTATAATGCGATGCCTTCATTTTGCCGaaaatgtaaaagaaaatgaaccaGTTCCAGTAGATCGACTATGTAAGGTAAGACCCTTGCTAGATCATTTTAATAACAAAATGAAGACGGTATACTATCCAGGAAAGTATTTATCTCTAGACGAATCTATGATCTTGTGGAAAGGAAAACTGGTATTCAAGCAATATCTCCCTAAGAAACGACATAAGTATGGAGTAAAGCTTTATATGCTGACAGAAGCCGATTCAACAATTTTGGATATCCATATATATGCTGGTGCAGGTGATGCAACTGCTGGTAAGTCTCATACAGAAAGAGTGGTGCTACACCTAATGCGTAATTTTTTCGACCATGGACATTCGCTTCATATGGACAACTATTACAATAGTTATAACTTGGCCAAATTACTACTGGATAAAAATAGTTTTTGTACAGGCACTCTGAGAAAAGATAGGAAAGGCTGTCCAAAAAACGTCGTAGACGCAAAGTTAAAAAAAGGCCAGACCAAAAGTATGTACCTCAACAACGTAATGGTTGGAAAATGCGAGACAAAAGAGATATCATTTACATTTCAACTGAATATAAAAATGAGATGGTAA